The following are encoded in a window of uncultured Ilyobacter sp. genomic DNA:
- a CDS encoding ArsB/NhaD family transporter yields MLQLIVGILIFVFVFFLIITEKVPSVLATMGGGLAMALVGLLNEEEALEAVASRLEIIFLLIGMMIVVHLISETGVFQWFAIKVAQLVRGEPFALIVLLSVVTAVCSAFLDNVTTILLMAPVSILLAEQLKQKPFPFIMTEIMAANIGGSATLIGDPTQLIIGNEGNLGFNEFIMNTAPVSIVAFISLMITVYFIYGRKMEVSRDLKARIMELDASRSLRNMSLLKQSGTIFVLIITGFIMNNFINKGLAIIALSGAVALIILAKKKPEDIFKHVEWDTLFFFIGLFIMIKGVEETHLIDMLGEKIVHLTAGNFNFAVMLITWVSALFTSVIGNVANAATVSKIVHVMSPSFQTLGDVKVFWWALSLGSCLGGNATILASATNVVAVAAAAKAGCKISFVEFIRFGMIISLQTLFIASIYIWFRYL; encoded by the coding sequence ATGTTACAATTGATTGTCGGGATATTGATTTTTGTATTTGTGTTTTTTTTGATAATAACAGAAAAGGTTCCTAGTGTATTAGCTACCATGGGCGGCGGACTTGCCATGGCCCTTGTTGGATTGCTAAATGAAGAAGAAGCTTTGGAAGCTGTGGCTTCCAGGCTTGAGATAATATTTTTATTGATAGGGATGATGATAGTTGTACATCTCATATCTGAAACTGGAGTATTTCAGTGGTTTGCAATCAAGGTCGCTCAGCTTGTAAGAGGTGAACCCTTTGCCCTGATAGTACTATTATCTGTAGTTACCGCAGTGTGTTCTGCGTTTTTGGATAATGTAACTACGATACTTCTTATGGCTCCGGTATCTATATTACTTGCAGAGCAGCTTAAACAGAAGCCTTTTCCATTTATAATGACAGAGATAATGGCTGCAAATATAGGTGGATCTGCTACCCTGATAGGAGATCCGACTCAACTTATCATAGGGAATGAGGGAAATCTTGGATTCAATGAATTTATAATGAATACGGCCCCGGTTTCAATAGTCGCCTTTATTTCTCTTATGATAACGGTTTATTTTATTTATGGAAGAAAAATGGAGGTATCTAGAGACCTGAAGGCAAGAATAATGGAGCTAGACGCTTCTAGATCATTGAGAAACATGAGTCTTTTGAAGCAGTCTGGAACAATATTTGTGCTCATAATTACAGGATTCATCATGAATAATTTCATAAATAAAGGTCTAGCTATTATAGCACTAAGTGGTGCAGTGGCACTTATTATTCTTGCTAAAAAGAAGCCTGAAGATATATTTAAACATGTAGAATGGGATACACTTTTTTTCTTCATAGGTCTTTTTATCATGATAAAGGGTGTGGAGGAGACACATTTAATAGATATGCTAGGAGAAAAGATAGTTCATCTCACAGCTGGAAACTTTAATTTTGCAGTGATGCTGATCACGTGGGTTTCAGCTCTGTTCACATCTGTTATCGGGAATGTAGCCAATGCAGCGACTGTATCGAAGATAGTTCATGTAATGAGTCCATCTTTTCAGACGCTAGGAGATGTAAAAGTATTTTGGTGGGCGCTTTCACTGGGATCTTGCCTAGGAGGGAATGCTACAATACTAGCTTCTGCAACCAATGTAGTGGCAGTGGCTGCAGCTGCAAAGGCCGGATGTAAAATATCCTTTGTAGAATTTATAAGGTTTGGAATGATAATCTCGCTGCAGACACTTTTTATTGCGAGTATCTATATTTGGTTCAGATATTTATAG
- a CDS encoding PTS sugar transporter subunit IIA, which translates to MKLSSYLDPKLIFTDLEVETKEDAIKLLIEKAAQEDKKIASMKNKITKGVLDRENEISTAMGQGIAIPHARIEGLDDFIIIIGLLKNPVKCQVAALHKEDDVKMVILLVSEVLRNKRMLKVMSGIMKIAVKHPKILEEIKNSSSANILFDFIKNAEVEIDGKIIAEDVQSPDLMPVHPSDTLEEVAKRLIIEDRTGLPVVENGRFLGEITERELIEFGMPKYISVMQDLNFLTVGEPFEEYLVNEKTATIEELYRKADVLTVDRKTPIMEICFLMVNKGKTRIYVVEDGKYFGMIQRSDIIKKVLHI; encoded by the coding sequence ATGAAGCTTTCCAGTTATTTAGATCCGAAACTTATTTTTACTGACTTAGAAGTAGAAACAAAAGAAGATGCTATAAAGCTACTAATAGAAAAAGCAGCACAAGAGGATAAAAAAATAGCCTCTATGAAAAATAAGATAACAAAAGGTGTATTAGATAGAGAAAATGAAATTTCGACTGCCATGGGTCAGGGTATAGCTATCCCTCATGCTAGAATTGAAGGATTAGACGATTTTATAATTATAATAGGTCTGCTTAAAAATCCTGTCAAATGTCAGGTTGCTGCACTTCACAAAGAAGATGACGTAAAAATGGTAATCCTTCTTGTTTCTGAGGTTCTTAGAAATAAAAGAATGCTAAAAGTAATGTCTGGAATCATGAAGATAGCAGTAAAACATCCTAAAATATTAGAGGAGATAAAAAATAGCTCCAGTGCCAACATATTATTTGATTTTATAAAAAATGCTGAGGTAGAAATTGATGGAAAAATAATAGCAGAAGATGTCCAGAGTCCAGACCTTATGCCGGTACATCCTAGTGATACACTAGAAGAAGTGGCTAAAAGGCTAATAATAGAGGATAGAACAGGACTCCCAGTGGTAGAAAATGGGCGTTTTCTAGGAGAGATAACAGAAAGAGAACTCATAGAGTTTGGTATGCCTAAATATATATCGGTTATGCAGGACCTAAATTTTCTTACTGTAGGGGAACCTTTTGAGGAGTATCTGGTAAATGAAAAAACGGCGACTATAGAGGAATTATATAGGAAAGCGGATGTTCTCACAGTAGATAGAAAAACTCCGATTATGGAAATCTGCTTCTTGATGGTAAACAAGGGAAAGACAAGAATTTACGTTGTAGAAGACGGTAAGTATTTTGGAATGATCCAGAGATCAGACATAATTAAGAAAGTTCTTCACATTTAA
- the mnmA gene encoding tRNA 2-thiouridine(34) synthase MnmA, which translates to MKGKVVVGMSGGVDSSVAAYLLKEEGYQVIGVTLKHLGDEDSENINTKTCCSLDDIYDAKMACFKLDIPHYVVSAVDSFEREVIDYFVGEYSKGITPSPCVICDEKIKIKKLVEAADKLGAEYISTGHYCDVTYSQELETSLLKLSKNSTKDQTYMLYRIGEEVLKRMLFPLKKLEKKRVREIAKEVGIPVHDKKDSQGICFAPKGYKELLKRTLGEKIRTGNFITKDGYLLGQHEGYQLYTIGQRRGLGIDLPKVCFITGIDPDKNEIILGDFEELMKKEVELTDTVFLTDIEKLEKMELLGRPRFSSTGLSGRLKKIDGRIFFIYDEENARNSPGQHMVIYYKDFVVGGGKIIF; encoded by the coding sequence TTGAAAGGAAAGGTAGTGGTGGGAATGAGCGGAGGAGTGGATTCCTCTGTGGCGGCTTACCTTTTGAAGGAAGAGGGATACCAGGTTATAGGGGTCACTCTAAAGCATCTAGGGGATGAAGATTCTGAAAATATAAATACAAAAACCTGCTGCTCTCTAGATGATATATACGATGCAAAAATGGCATGTTTCAAGCTTGATATACCTCATTATGTTGTAAGTGCAGTGGATTCCTTTGAGAGAGAGGTGATAGATTATTTTGTAGGGGAATATTCTAAAGGCATAACTCCTTCACCATGTGTTATATGTGATGAGAAGATAAAGATAAAGAAGCTAGTAGAAGCCGCAGATAAACTGGGAGCAGAGTACATATCTACAGGGCACTACTGTGATGTAACTTACAGTCAAGAATTGGAGACATCTCTCCTGAAACTATCTAAAAACTCTACAAAAGATCAAACTTATATGCTTTACAGAATCGGAGAAGAGGTGTTGAAAAGAATGCTCTTCCCTCTGAAAAAACTAGAAAAAAAAAGAGTTAGAGAGATAGCTAAAGAAGTTGGGATACCAGTTCACGACAAAAAGGACAGCCAAGGGATCTGTTTTGCACCTAAAGGATATAAAGAACTTCTTAAAAGAACCCTCGGAGAAAAAATTAGAACTGGAAACTTTATCACAAAAGACGGTTATTTACTGGGGCAGCATGAAGGATATCAGCTGTATACCATAGGACAGAGAAGAGGTCTAGGAATAGATCTTCCTAAAGTTTGCTTTATAACTGGGATAGATCCAGACAAAAATGAGATAATTTTAGGAGATTTTGAAGAGCTTATGAAAAAAGAGGTAGAGTTGACTGACACTGTATTTTTGACAGATATAGAAAAACTTGAAAAAATGGAGCTCTTAGGAAGACCTAGGTTTTCAAGTACGGGGCTTTCAGGAAGATTGAAGAAAATAGATGGTAGGATATTTTTTATATATGATGAAGAAAATGCAAGAAACTCTCCAGGACAACACATGGTAATATACTATAAAGATTTTGTTGTAGGTGGAGGTAAAATAATTTTTTAA
- a CDS encoding DegV family EDD domain-containing protein: MKIEVKVLNVQRLTKLFIASSRWLSKYADVLNDLNVYPVPDGDTGTNMSMTLQSVENELVKLNHEPDMEEFCEIVSEAILLGARGNSGTILSQIIQGFLSGISHTENVTVDDAVVAFKKAKEKAYQSVTEPVEGTILTVIRAVSEEAEKYKGPKDDFIFFLAHLKNVAAQAVDETPNLLPKLKEAGVVDAGGKGMFYILEGFEKSVTDPEMLKDLERIVQSQSNRRERLEHSVASHEEINFKYCTEFIIESGDFDLEKYKSEILTFGDSVICAQTSKKTKTHIHTNNPGKVIEIAGKLGDLYHIKIENMKIQHRTVLSNDTRYKSESSAKAKTILKNENSRPVAYFAIADNFQIGELFVNSGATAVLIGGQTQNPSVSDIEKALDQIKTDKIIMLPNNKNIISSAKIAAERSSKDITVIETKSMLEGHYILKNKAEKLNELVKGVKRNISVEITRAVRDTKSDDMVIKKGDHIALINGKISKKSDRVERLIEDVYSTYITEGTLSVFAIIGKDSTEDGNRVLKPVSDVRYSDYPGMQDNYSYYIYIENRDPELPEIAIVTDSTSDLNEEFIGDLNIDIIPLKLKFESDKYYKDGADISKGEFWKKVLRKDVIPKTSQPSPGEFKDLYERLFNKGYKKIISIHISSKLSGTQQAAKVARGMLGREKDVAILDSKSVTLGLGHLALESARLIKEGHSFDEVLEWIDEAQNKIKVYFVVRELSFLEKGGRIGKASSMIGDVFQIKPVLTIENGEVCTEKKPIGDIGAMRYMEKIIKNESKNGSIILYTGWGGTQYELDSADQLRSIGDKQKKSEYRGRFEIGAAIGSHSGPVYGMVIFPKIR; this comes from the coding sequence ATGAAAATTGAAGTAAAAGTTCTTAATGTACAGAGGCTGACAAAACTTTTTATTGCATCTAGTAGATGGCTGTCAAAATATGCCGATGTATTGAATGATCTCAATGTGTATCCCGTTCCAGATGGAGATACAGGAACCAATATGTCAATGACCCTCCAATCTGTTGAAAATGAACTGGTAAAATTGAATCATGAGCCGGATATGGAAGAGTTTTGTGAAATTGTATCAGAAGCTATCCTTTTAGGAGCTAGAGGGAATTCTGGTACTATTTTATCACAGATAATACAGGGATTTTTGTCTGGCATATCCCATACAGAGAATGTAACTGTAGATGATGCTGTTGTGGCTTTTAAGAAGGCAAAAGAAAAGGCATATCAGTCAGTAACAGAACCTGTAGAAGGTACGATACTGACGGTAATAAGGGCAGTATCTGAAGAGGCTGAAAAATATAAGGGTCCTAAAGATGACTTTATATTTTTCCTGGCTCACCTCAAAAATGTAGCTGCCCAGGCTGTTGATGAGACTCCGAACCTTCTCCCAAAACTTAAGGAAGCCGGAGTTGTAGATGCTGGTGGAAAAGGTATGTTTTATATTCTGGAAGGTTTCGAAAAATCAGTAACTGATCCAGAGATGCTAAAAGATTTGGAGAGGATAGTACAGTCACAATCTAATAGGCGTGAAAGGTTAGAGCACAGTGTGGCTTCTCATGAGGAAATAAATTTTAAATATTGTACAGAATTTATTATAGAATCTGGAGATTTTGATCTGGAGAAGTATAAATCTGAGATTTTAACTTTTGGTGACTCTGTGATATGTGCCCAGACCTCAAAAAAAACCAAGACTCATATACACACAAATAATCCAGGAAAAGTAATAGAGATAGCAGGGAAGCTTGGAGATCTCTATCACATAAAAATAGAAAATATGAAGATACAGCATAGAACGGTCCTGTCAAATGACACAAGGTATAAATCAGAGAGTTCAGCGAAAGCAAAAACAATACTGAAAAATGAAAATAGTCGTCCAGTGGCTTATTTTGCAATAGCAGATAATTTTCAGATAGGAGAACTTTTTGTAAACAGTGGGGCCACTGCAGTTTTGATAGGCGGCCAAACTCAGAATCCTAGTGTCTCTGATATAGAGAAGGCATTGGATCAGATAAAGACTGATAAAATAATAATGCTCCCAAACAACAAAAATATAATCTCGTCAGCTAAAATAGCAGCCGAGAGATCCTCTAAAGATATAACTGTCATAGAAACAAAATCTATGCTAGAGGGACATTACATCTTGAAAAACAAGGCAGAGAAGCTGAATGAGCTTGTAAAAGGTGTGAAGAGGAATATCTCAGTGGAAATTACAAGGGCTGTCAGGGATACAAAGTCTGACGACATGGTCATAAAAAAAGGGGATCATATAGCCCTTATAAACGGAAAAATATCGAAAAAATCAGACAGGGTAGAAAGACTCATAGAGGATGTATATAGTACCTATATAACAGAGGGGACCCTGAGTGTTTTTGCAATAATAGGAAAAGACTCTACAGAAGATGGGAACAGGGTGTTAAAACCTGTATCGGACGTAAGATATTCAGACTATCCTGGAATGCAGGATAATTATTCTTATTATATCTATATAGAAAACAGAGACCCTGAACTTCCGGAAATAGCGATTGTGACTGATTCGACTTCAGACCTTAATGAAGAGTTTATTGGTGACCTGAACATAGATATAATCCCTCTCAAGCTTAAGTTTGAAAGCGATAAATACTATAAAGATGGTGCAGATATTTCCAAGGGTGAGTTTTGGAAAAAAGTACTGAGGAAAGATGTGATTCCGAAAACTTCACAGCCATCTCCGGGAGAGTTTAAAGATCTTTATGAAAGACTCTTTAATAAAGGGTATAAAAAAATTATATCTATTCATATTTCAAGTAAACTTAGTGGAACTCAGCAGGCTGCAAAAGTAGCCAGAGGTATGCTAGGAAGAGAAAAAGATGTGGCGATCCTAGACTCTAAATCTGTGACTTTAGGACTAGGACATCTGGCTCTAGAGTCAGCAAGACTGATAAAAGAGGGACATAGCTTTGACGAGGTTCTAGAATGGATAGATGAGGCTCAGAACAAGATAAAAGTGTATTTTGTAGTGAGAGAGCTTTCTTTCTTAGAGAAGGGTGGAAGAATAGGAAAGGCCTCTTCTATGATAGGAGATGTTTTTCAGATAAAACCTGTTTTGACAATTGAAAACGGAGAGGTCTGCACTGAGAAAAAGCCTATCGGAGACATTGGTGCTATGAGATATATGGAAAAGATTATAAAGAATGAATCTAAAAATGGATCGATAATTCTTTATACAGGATGGGGTGGAACCCAGTATGAGCTGGATAGTGCTGATCAACTTAGGTCCATAGGAGATAAGCAGAAGAAATCAGAGTATAGGGGTAGATTTGAAATAGGAGCCGCTATAGGTTCACACAGCGGCCCTGTTTATGGGATGGTCATTTTTCCAAAAATAAGATAA
- a CDS encoding hydratase, whose protein sequence is MIKLSDTGVYLVNGNEIIPADSGKDPGITASEARKNTIAYSILKSHNKSDNMEKLNIKFDCMASHDITYVGIIQTARASGLKKFPIPYVLTNCHNSLCAVGGTINEDDHMFGLSAAKKYGGIYVPAHQAVIHQYMREEMAGCGKMILGSDSHTRYGALGTMAIGEGGGELAKQLLNKTYDIKCPEVVGVYLTGTPKKGIGPQDISLAIIGAVFKNGYVKNKVMEFVGDGISGLGVEFRNGIDVMTTETTCLSSIWVTDEKVKEYLAAHSRIGDYKELKPGNIAYYDRMIEVDLSEIESMIALPFHPSNVYTIKDLNANLEKILTKVEKEASEQGLKIDLKSKIIDGKFHAEQGIIAGCAGGTYDNLVDVADILDSKPISSHDFSLSIYPSSQPTALNLVKNGSTAKFMAAGAIVRTAFCGPCFGAGDTPANNQLSLRHTTRNFPSREGSKPGEGQISSVALMDARSIAATAINGGILTPATELNIEYTKPEYKFDDTVYKNRVYYGYEHPVDSELTFGPNIVDWPAMPKLTDNLLLKVTAFIKDPVTTTDELIPSGEASSFRSNPLKLAEFTLSRRVPEYVEKSKAVQVFEKYRENGNDPTSSDINLKKIFNKIKTIPGLENIDPKATGIGSTIYANKPGDGSAREQAASCQKVLGGWANISKEYATKRYRSNLINWGMIPFTIEGELPFGDDDFILIRDIKNSIHNKVETIKAYVIGDSVKEFDLILSDLTDEERETIIEGCLINYYKK, encoded by the coding sequence ATGATAAAACTTAGTGATACAGGAGTATACCTTGTAAATGGAAATGAAATAATCCCTGCCGACTCTGGAAAAGACCCCGGTATTACTGCCAGTGAAGCTAGAAAAAATACCATAGCTTATTCCATACTGAAATCTCACAATAAATCTGATAATATGGAAAAACTCAATATAAAATTTGACTGTATGGCCTCCCATGACATAACCTACGTGGGCATTATCCAGACAGCAAGAGCCAGTGGACTTAAGAAATTTCCGATTCCCTATGTTTTAACAAACTGTCACAACAGCCTATGTGCAGTAGGTGGGACCATCAATGAAGATGACCATATGTTCGGCCTGTCTGCAGCCAAAAAATACGGGGGCATCTACGTCCCTGCCCATCAGGCTGTCATCCATCAATATATGAGGGAGGAGATGGCTGGCTGTGGAAAGATGATCTTAGGATCTGATTCTCACACAAGATACGGAGCCCTTGGTACTATGGCGATCGGTGAAGGAGGAGGAGAGCTTGCAAAGCAGCTCCTGAACAAAACCTATGATATCAAATGTCCAGAGGTTGTAGGGGTCTATCTCACAGGAACCCCAAAAAAAGGCATAGGACCTCAAGATATCTCCCTGGCAATAATCGGGGCTGTCTTCAAAAACGGATATGTTAAAAATAAAGTTATGGAATTTGTAGGAGATGGAATCTCTGGATTAGGTGTAGAATTCAGAAATGGTATCGATGTAATGACTACAGAGACTACCTGCCTCTCATCCATATGGGTTACTGATGAAAAGGTAAAGGAATACCTTGCGGCTCATTCACGTATAGGGGACTACAAGGAGTTAAAACCTGGTAACATAGCCTACTATGACAGGATGATTGAGGTAGATTTGTCAGAGATCGAATCTATGATCGCACTTCCCTTCCATCCAAGTAATGTCTACACTATAAAAGATCTCAATGCAAATCTAGAAAAGATTCTCACAAAGGTGGAAAAAGAAGCTTCGGAACAGGGACTTAAAATTGATCTTAAAAGCAAAATTATCGATGGAAAATTTCATGCAGAACAGGGAATTATTGCCGGATGTGCCGGAGGTACATATGATAACCTTGTAGATGTTGCTGACATTCTAGACAGCAAACCAATAAGCAGCCATGACTTTTCACTGAGTATATATCCTTCTAGTCAGCCTACAGCCCTAAACCTTGTAAAAAATGGTTCTACTGCAAAATTTATGGCTGCCGGGGCTATTGTTCGGACTGCATTCTGCGGGCCATGTTTTGGAGCCGGAGATACTCCTGCTAACAATCAGCTGAGTCTCCGTCACACTACCAGAAACTTTCCAAGTCGGGAGGGTTCTAAACCTGGAGAGGGACAGATATCATCTGTTGCTCTAATGGATGCAAGGTCTATAGCAGCTACTGCTATCAATGGAGGTATCCTCACTCCTGCAACAGAGCTGAACATAGAGTATACAAAACCTGAATATAAATTTGATGACACTGTATACAAAAACAGGGTCTATTACGGATATGAACATCCTGTGGACTCGGAACTCACTTTTGGTCCAAACATCGTAGACTGGCCTGCAATGCCAAAACTAACAGACAATCTTCTGCTGAAGGTAACTGCCTTTATAAAAGACCCTGTTACCACCACAGACGAGCTTATCCCTTCTGGGGAGGCATCATCGTTCCGTTCCAATCCTTTGAAACTGGCGGAGTTTACTTTGTCCCGTAGGGTTCCTGAGTATGTTGAAAAATCAAAGGCTGTGCAGGTATTTGAAAAATACAGAGAGAATGGAAATGATCCTACCTCTTCAGATATCAACTTAAAAAAAATTTTTAATAAAATAAAAACCATTCCCGGACTAGAAAATATCGATCCAAAAGCCACTGGGATTGGAAGTACCATTTATGCCAATAAACCAGGGGACGGTTCTGCTCGTGAACAGGCAGCTTCCTGTCAAAAGGTATTGGGAGGATGGGCCAATATTTCCAAGGAATATGCTACCAAGCGTTATCGTTCAAACCTAATTAACTGGGGAATGATTCCATTTACCATAGAGGGTGAGCTTCCTTTTGGAGATGACGACTTTATTTTAATCAGGGATATAAAAAACTCTATTCATAATAAGGTGGAAACTATAAAGGCCTATGTTATAGGGGATTCTGTCAAGGAGTTCGATCTGATACTCTCAGACCTGACAGATGAAGAAAGAGAAACTATCATAGAAGGATGCCTTATCAATTATTATAAAAAATAA
- a CDS encoding biotin--[acetyl-CoA-carboxylase] ligase has product MRVFRFDEIDSTNSFLKRESNLENYDLAIAKNQTDGRGRRGNSWVSKEGAALFSFVLKEDAELLMEEYRKLPLVTGVAVLGALKKFKNLNYKFKWTNDIYVNDKKISGILVEKINENFIIGIGINVNNKEFGDLSSSATSMRIESGKEFNIEELIFTVVEEFKNCFGKFLSGGWKLILNEINERNHLLDKPVTIKIIDKVVRGIGGRVLEDGTLEVTVDGIKKSFDIGEVHISFKDKPAK; this is encoded by the coding sequence ATGAGAGTTTTTAGGTTTGATGAGATAGATTCTACCAATAGTTTTTTGAAAAGAGAGAGTAATCTTGAAAATTATGATCTGGCAATTGCTAAAAATCAGACCGATGGAAGAGGGAGAAGAGGAAATAGCTGGGTCTCTAAAGAGGGAGCTGCACTTTTTAGTTTTGTGCTGAAAGAGGATGCTGAACTTTTGATGGAGGAATACAGGAAACTTCCTTTGGTGACAGGAGTAGCTGTCCTTGGGGCACTTAAAAAATTTAAAAATTTGAATTATAAATTCAAGTGGACAAATGATATATATGTAAATGACAAAAAAATATCTGGAATTTTGGTTGAAAAAATAAATGAGAATTTTATAATCGGAATAGGGATAAATGTCAACAATAAAGAGTTTGGTGATTTAAGCAGTTCTGCCACATCTATGAGAATAGAAAGCGGGAAAGAATTTAATATAGAGGAGTTAATATTTACAGTTGTAGAGGAGTTTAAAAACTGCTTCGGAAAATTTTTAAGTGGTGGATGGAAGTTAATACTAAATGAGATAAATGAAAGAAATCACCTCTTGGATAAGCCTGTAACAATAAAGATAATAGACAAGGTAGTAAGAGGTATAGGGGGAAGAGTCCTAGAGGATGGAACTCTGGAAGTAACTGTAGATGGTATTAAAAAAAGCTTTGATATAGGAGAGGTACATATCTCATTCAAAGATAAACCTGCAAAATAA
- a CDS encoding HAD family hydrolase encodes MREKAKKIKIIVLDVDGTLTDGKLYIDNNGVETKAFNAKDGMSIAQGIKYGMKFAIVTGKNSEIVKTRAQELGIEEIHQKISNKIKVLDEILKKNGLTYEEAAYMGDDINDIPAIMRVGMSGAPSDSSNDILQMVDFRASSKGGKGAVREFVEYILRENGLWDKILDDYRNKR; translated from the coding sequence ATGCGTGAAAAAGCGAAAAAAATAAAAATTATTGTACTTGATGTAGACGGAACACTCACTGACGGTAAGCTGTATATAGATAACAACGGTGTAGAGACAAAGGCTTTTAATGCAAAAGATGGAATGTCCATAGCTCAGGGGATAAAGTATGGAATGAAGTTTGCAATCGTAACAGGTAAAAATTCAGAGATAGTAAAAACGAGAGCTCAGGAATTGGGTATAGAGGAGATACATCAAAAGATATCTAATAAGATAAAGGTTCTAGATGAAATACTGAAAAAAAATGGACTGACCTATGAGGAAGCAGCCTATATGGGAGACGACATAAATGACATTCCGGCCATAATGAGGGTGGGAATGTCAGGAGCACCTTCTGACTCCTCTAATGATATACTTCAAATGGTTGATTTCAGGGCCTCTTCTAAGGGAGGAAAAGGTGCTGTAAGAGAGTTTGTAGAGTATATTTTGAGAGAGAATGGGCTCTGGGATAAAATTCTAGATGACTATAGAAACAAAAGATAA
- a CDS encoding cupin domain-containing protein translates to MSLGERIKKNRNEKGLSLRDLAGMVDLSASFLSQIEQGKASPSIENLKKIANCLDVRVSYLIEDDEVKKNTDIIRKDERHFIESIDSSTKISLLTSSDIEKNMEPILYEIYPGGESGRDYYTHPGEEFIFILEGVLEIYINDTVHLLNEGDSLYFKSSQKHRFVNNGDRVARALWVVTPPSF, encoded by the coding sequence ATGTCATTAGGAGAAAGAATAAAGAAAAATAGAAATGAAAAAGGATTATCTTTGAGAGACTTAGCTGGTATGGTGGACTTGTCAGCAAGCTTTTTGTCTCAAATAGAGCAGGGGAAAGCATCTCCGTCTATAGAAAATCTAAAAAAAATAGCTAACTGCCTTGATGTAAGAGTCAGCTACCTTATAGAAGATGATGAAGTGAAAAAAAACACTGATATAATTAGAAAAGACGAAAGACATTTTATAGAGAGTATAGACTCTAGCACAAAAATATCACTTCTTACCTCTTCTGACATAGAGAAAAATATGGAACCTATTCTTTATGAGATATATCCAGGTGGCGAAAGCGGTAGAGACTATTATACCCATCCAGGTGAAGAGTTTATCTTTATATTGGAGGGAGTTCTTGAGATATATATAAATGATACAGTTCATTTATTAAATGAGGGAGACAGTCTGTATTTTAAATCCAGCCAAAAACACAGATTTGTAAATAACGGGGATAGAGTAGCCAGAGCCCTATGGGTGGTAACGCCTCCAAGTTTCTAG